The Methylophilus sp. TWE2 region AGGCGATTGTGCTACAGGCGCTGGTGAACTGGCCGCATTTTATGGGTGCGTATGGCTTGCTTTACCGGCCATTAAGCAATATCAAAAAATATCCCTTTGCGACGCTATATATTCCCGCAATATTATTGATTTGCCTTGTGGTGGCTTTAGTGACGGCGCCACATCAAGTTTCTATATGGGCGGTTAATCAAGACATCGCTTATGCCATTTGGCTAGTCGCCGCTTTCTACCTGGCATGGCATTACACTGGCCAGGCCTGGGGCATGATGGCGACCTTTTCACGACTGTCGGGATTAGCGCTTGATCAACGGCAGCGTTGGTTGCTACGAGCGGGCTTGCGATTGTTGTTGATTTGGCACGTGGTCTGGGGCGCTCAGGATTTGCCGGAGAAATGGCTTGGTGGATGGAGCCGCTACATTCCCGAGTTGCTGGCAGTCATGACATGGCTTTGCGTCATCGCCTTTTTTGTCGGGCTGGGTATCTGGTCCAGAATCAGAATGCAAAGTGGAAGATGGCCTGACAGGCGTGTTTTGGTGTCTTGGCTCGCAGTGTATATGTGGTATTGGGTCCTGCTGTTTATGCCGGCTGCATATATCTGGGTGCAGCTATCACATGCCTTGCAATACCTGGCTTTTCCGATGCGCATGCAAGTTAATCAGGCGGCTGCCTCGATTTCTGCAACGATGAGTAAAAACAAGCGCTTGCTGGTATGGATGCCAGCAGGGCTCAGGTATTACCTTTGGCTTGTGGCGCTGGGGATGTTGATTTTTTATGTGCCTACGATCTTGTTTCCGGCGACCCAGACTTACGGTTTATCTGTGGTGCTCGCCTCCATGGTCAGCATCCATCATTATTTCGTAGATGGGTGTATTTGGAAGATCAGCCATCCAGAAGTCAGGCGTGCATTATTCTGGCATTTGCCTGCGCAGAAGGCCGCTTGAGTATGCGTTCTGTTTGGATCGCCTGTTTTTGCTTGCTGGCCAGCTGTGCCCATCAGGAAGTGTCTGACAGGGTGCAGGCTGTGGCCTCTTTGTTTGATCGGCATGGATTTGTTCAGAGGGATATCATCACTGATCAATTCAATCTGCGTGTGTGGCAGCATTCGGTTTCTGGCGCGGGTACCATGCATGTCTATATTGAAGGAGATGGTTTCGCCTGGGTAAACCGCTACCAGCCTTCCATGAATCCAACGCCTGTGAACAGTATCGTTGCTGCGATGGCAAGCAAGGACGATATTGCAGCGCATGTCGTTTATCTGGCAAGGCCTTGCCAGTACGTATCGTTGGCAGAGCGTGCTTGCCCATCCGTTTACTGGACGCAGGCCAGGTTTGCTCCGGAGGTCGTGGCAGCGATGAACCAGGCGGTGAGCCAGCTGAAAAATGAAACCAAAGCGCAAAAGATTGTGTTGATTGGTTACTCTGGTGGAGGTGCGCTGGCTTTGTTAATGGCAGCGCAAAGACAGGATATCGGCTCTGTGGTGACCATTGCTGGTAATCTTGATCATCATGCCTGGGCTAGGCTGCATGGGATCAGTGAGTTGCAAGGATCATTGAATCCCCCAGATTTCTCGAAAACATTGCAAATGATCAGGCAAGTGCATTTTATCGGTGGTCAGGACTCTAACATGCCAGTGTCCGTCTATCAGGCTTATCGTTCTGCATTTCCGCCTCAAGCCGAGATACTGCGAGAGGTGATCCCCGGTTTTGATCATCAATGTTGCTGGGTGGAACGCTGGCCTTCATTGCTGCATCGTTATTTGAATTAAACGGTGTATGTTGGTCAACTTATGATTTTATTTCTGCTGACGCTTGCTATGATGACATGAACCGCCACCCCTCAGTTTGTGGCAAGGCGTTTGTTAAGGATCAAAGAACTGCTATGAAATTAATTATTCAATTAATGTTGTGTGCCGGTCTGGCGTTAACCATGCCTATTCATGCACTGGCAAGTTATGAGACTGGTCTGGAAGCCGCAAACCGCGGAGAGTTTGCACTCGCTCAAAAGGAGTGGGAAGCTGCTGCTAAAAAAGGCGATATGAATGCCCAGTATAACCTTGGAGCGTTGATGCTTTCAGGCAAGACCGGCCAGAGCGACCCCAAAAAAGCAATTAAATGGATAGAGCAGGCTGCCAACAAAGGGCATGTGGATGCTGCTTATTCGCTTGGGTTGCTGTATTACACAGGCTCCAAAGAGTTTAAACAGGATTTTTCCAAGGCGTACAAGGCATTTGAAGTCGCGGCTAAAAAAGGTCATTCTGCTGCTCAATTCAGTATGGGCGTGATGCTGATTAATGGTCAGGGTATGAAAAAAGATGCTTCTGCTGGCCTGGAGATGTTGAAGAAATCTGGAGAAGCTGGAAATCCCGAGGCGCAGTTTAATTTAGGGATGGCCTTTGCGAGTGGACAGGCTGGTAAAAAAGATCCGGCAGAAGCTTTTAAGTGGTTTTTGCGTTCTGCAGATGGCGGTTATCCCATGGCTCAATATCAGGTGGGCAGGATGTACCTAGATGGACAGGGTACCGATTTGAACCCTGCAACAGCCAAAAGCTGGTTTCTCCGTGCGGCTGATAAGGGACATATAGAGTCTCAGTATGCGCTAGGTCTGATGGCGTATACAGGGCTTGGGCAAGCAGTGAATTTCGAAGAAGCGCAGCAGTGGTTTATGCGGGCAGTCAAAGGGTGGGACCGCAACGCACAGTTTTATCTTGGCAAAATGTACATGAACGGCGAAACAGGTAAGGCAGACATGGTTGAGGCTTACAAGTGGCTCGATCTTGCTGCCAGTAGTGGTCACGAGGATGCGCATTTTTACCGCTCATTCGTCGCAAGCAAACTGCCGAAAGTTGATGTGCAAAAGGCGCATGCAATGGCACAGCAATGGTTTGATGCTAACCACAGTCAACCACACAAGCATTATGATTTAAAGCCACACGCGCATCATTAATCAAAAAGGGTCTTAAGCTTGAAGAGAAGCGATGGATTCTGTATAATCTTGGATTGGCTTTTATAGTCAATTAATTTGCATGTATTCACATAGGGTGCCCTTTGGGGTGATTTTGAATGCATGTTTGATGAATAACCCTTTGAATGGAAAGATAAAATCATGTCCGTGACTATGCGTCAAATGTTGGAGGCTGGTGTTCACTTTGGCCACCAAACCCGTTACTGGAACCCGAAAATGGCTGAGTTCATTTTTGGTGATCGTAACAAAATCCATATCGTAAACCTTGAAAAAACCCTGCCACTGTTTGAAGAAGCGCAGAAATATGTGCGCACACTGGCAGCCAACAAGGGTCGTATTCTGTTTGTGGGCACCAAGCGTCAAGCTCGCGACATCGTCAAAGAAGAAGCGCAACGCGCTGGTTGTGCATACGTCAATCACCGCTGGTTGGGTGGTATGCTGACTAACTTCAAAACTGTTAAACAGTCTATCAAGCGTCTGCAAGACTTTGAAGCCATGATGATTGATGGCAGCATCGAGAAGTTTGGCAAAAAAGAAGCTTTGGGTATCAAGCGCGAAATCGAAAAGCTGGAGCGTTCAATTGGTGGTATTAAAGAGATGGGTGGCTTGCCAGATGCGATTTTTGTGATCGACGTTGGTCACGAAAGCGGTGCCATTACCGAAGCACGTAAACTGGGTATCCCAGTGATTGGTATCGTCGATACCAACAACTCTCCAGATGGCATTACTTACGTGATTCCTGGTAACGATGACTCCTCACGTGCAATTCGTTTGTATGCACGTGGTATGGCGGACGCGGTGCTGGAAGGCCGTGCCAACGCGATTTCTGAAATCGTGAAAGCGGCTCAGGAAGAAACAGCACCAGTGGCTGAGGCGACTGCCGAGTAATTGCTCGTGGCTGAAAAAGGGGCGATGCGCCCCTTTTTCTATTGCATCGCATGCAATATGACTGACACAGAGTCGGTGTATTGTTGTTAAAAGAATTCTTAGACAAATCCTGAATGATCATCCTCAATGCAGGAATCCTAACAAAAGGAGTAATAAATGGCTGAAATTACCGCAAGCATGGTGAAAGACTTACGTGAGCGCACCGATGCTCCAATGATGGACTGTAAAAAAGCACTGACAGAAGCCGAAGGCGATATGGCCCGTGCGGAAGAAATTTTGCGTGTGCGTTTTGGTAACAAGGCAAGCAAGGCTGCTGGCCGCGTGGCCGCTGAAGGGACTGTTGGTATCAGCATCACTGCTGATGGTAAACTGGGTACCTTGATTGAAGTGAACTCAGAAACTGACTTCTGTGCTAAAAACGAAGAGTTCCTTAAGTTTGTTGGTGAGTTGGCACAAGTGGTTAACGAAAATAATCCAGCCAACATCGAAGCGGTTGCTAATGCGCCTATGCGTGGCGAAACAGCTGAAGCGGTGCGCGCGCAACTGGTTGGTAAAATCGGTGAAAACATTACTCCTCGTCGTTTTGTGCGTACACAAGCCCAAGGCAAACTGTACAGCTACGTACACGGCAGCAAAATTGGTGTGTTGGTTGACCTGGTGGGTGGTGATGAGACTCTGGGTAAAGATATCGCGATGCACATTGCTGCAGCTAAACCAAAGTCACTGGATGCTAGCGGTGTAGATGCTGCATTGATTGAAGCCGAGCGCCGTGTCGCGATTGAGAAAGCAAAAGAAGCAGGCAAGCCTGATGCGATGCTGGAAAAAATTGCTGAAGGTACCGTCCAGAAGTTCCTCAAAGAAGTCACCTTGCTGAGCCAGGCTTTTGTGAAGGATGATAAAGTGACTATCGAGCAGTTGCTGAAATCTAAAGGGGCTTCCGTTGCTTCTTTCACCCTGTATACTGTTGGTGAAGGTATTGAAAAAGCAGTGGTTGACTACGCTGCTGAAGTAGCTGCTGCCGCTAAAGTTTAATCGTTTTTAAACGATGGACAGGAAAAGTGGAATCCTTGGATTCCACTTTTTTTATGGCTCGCGGGTCGGTTGACGGCCCAAAAAACCTTGTTTTGTGATTAAATAAGCACATTTTGAGTTTGGGAAAATAACGATGGCACAACCTGTTTTCAAGCGCGTTCTCCTTAAATTATCCGGTGAGGCGCTGATGGGCGATGATGCATATGGAATCAATCGCGAAACAGTCAATGCGATAGTCGGGCAGATCAAAGAAATTGTCGATATGGGCGTGCAAGTCGGTATCGTCATTGGTGGTGGTAACATTTTTCGTGGTGTCGCACCTGCTGCCGAAGGCATGGATAGGGCAAATGCCGATTACATGGGCATGCTGGCCACAGTCATGAATGCGATGGCACTGCAGGATGCCATGAAGCATGCCGGCGTACCCGCGCGTGTGCAAAGTGCGTTGAATATTGAAGCAGTCGCAGAACCTTATATCCGAGGCAAGGCTATTCGCTACCTTGAAGAAGGTAAAGTAGTCATTTTTGGTGCTGGTACGGGTAATCCATTTTTTACCACCGATACTGCAGCGGCTTTGCGTGGGGTTGAAATCGATGCCGAAATCGTGTTGAAAGCCACCAAGGTGGATGGCATCTATACGGCTGACCCGAAAAAAGATCCGTCGGCAACGCGGTATGATCAGGTCTCGTATGACGAGGCAATCAATAAAAACTTGAAGGTGATGGATGCGACAGCTTTTACGCTGTGTCGTGACCAGAAAATGCCGATTGCTGTCTTCAGCATTTTTAAAGAAGGGGCACTCAAGAGCGTCATCTTAGGTGAGAATGAAGGAACACGCGTCAGGGCTTAAGCCGGACGCTGGCGTTATGGAGAAACAATAATGGTTGAAGATATTAAAAAATCTGCTGAGCAGAAAATGCAGAAGTCCCTGGAGGCTTTGAAAACTGATTTGGCTAAAGTCCGTACGGGACGTGCGCATGCTGGTTTGCTCGACCACGTGATGGTTGAGTACTACGGTTCCATGGTGGCGATTAACCAGGTAGCTAACGTCAATCTGGGCGATGCGCGTACGATTAACGTTCAGCCCTATGAAAAAAACATGATTGCGAAAGTCGAAAAAGCCATCCGCGATAGTGATTTGGGCCTGAACCCAGCCACAAATGGTGACTTGATCCGTGTGCCTATGCCAATGCTGACTGAAGAACGTAGGCGTGACCTGACCAAAATTGTGCGTAACGAAGGTGAAGGCGCTAAAGTGGCGATCCGCAATGTGCGTCGTGATGCCAATGATGCCTTGAAAAAACTCATCAAGGATAAAGCGATTTCTGAAGATGATGAGCGCCGTGCCCAGGATGAGGTTCAAAAGATGACCGATAAGGCCGTGGCTGAAGTTGACAAAATCCTGCAACAAAAAGAAGCTGACTTGATGGCTGTGTAACAGCCATCAACGCGAACGGAAGCTGTTTTGGGTTTATTCTCCAGTTCTACCAAAGAGGTCCCGCCAATTCAAGAGGTGCCACAACATGTGGCTGTCATTATGGATGGCAACGGGCGTTGGGCCAAAAAACGCTTTTTACCGCGCGTGGCAGGCCATCAACGCGGTTTAGAGTCAGTGCGTGCCATGGTGAAAGCTTGTGTCCGCCTGGATATCAAGTACCTGACGCTGTTTGCATTTAGCAGTGAGAACTGGCGCCGACCTCCCGAGGAGGTTACTTTCCTGATGAGCTTGTTTCTGGAGGCGCTGGATCGCGAAGTCAAAAAACTGCATGAAGCCAACGTGATTTTGAAGCTGATTGGCGATCGTTCAGCTTTTAATGCCACCTTGCAGCAAAAGATGCTCGAAGCTGAGCAGAAAACAGCAGCGAACACAGGATTGACCCTGACCATTGCTGTGAATTATGGCGGGCGCTGGGATGTGGTGCATGCGGTTAACCAGTTATTGCAGGCTCAACCACATCTCAAGCAGATACAAGAATCAGATTTGACGCCATATCTTTCCATGCCTTATGCGCCTGAGCCTGATCTATTCATCCGCACCGGTGGTGAGACACGTATCAGTAACTTCCTGTTGTGGCAGCTGGCCTATACCGAACTTTATTTCACACCCACCTTATGGCCGGACTTTGATGATGCAGCATTCGAAGCGGCATTAACTTCTTACCGTCAGCGTGAACGCCGTTTCGGACGCACCAGTGAGCAACTGGTTGAGCCAAACGCTTCCTGATTATGCTAAAAACTCGAATTCTTACTGCCATAGTATTGCTTGGGTTGTTTTTACCCGCTTTGTTCTGGTTACCTTTGCTGGCTTGGGCCGCTATCATGTTAGGGCTCATGCTGGTTTGCTTGAGTGAGTGGGCAGGGTTCCTGCAGTTGAGTAAGTCGCAGAGGCATGTGTACCTGGTTGTGTCTGCTTTGCTTGGGTTGACGATGTTATTTTTATTGCCTCAACAAGGGTTCCACTGGTTTTTTTATCATGCCTTGCAGGTGTTTGCATTGGCCACTGCGTTTTGGTTGGTTGTCGTGCCTGTCGCTTTGTTCTTTCATGTGTTCTCAAAAAATAAGGGAATCAATGCTATCGTCGGCTGGGGTTTGATGATGTCTTTGTGGCTGGCATTGGTGGCGGCCAAAGAGGTTAACCCTTATGTGTTGCTAGTGATTATTTCCACGATCTGGCTTGCCGATAGTGCAGCCTATTTTGCTGGCAAGCAGTTTGGACGACATAAGCTGGCGCCAGCCATTAGTCCTGGTAAAACTTGGGAGGGTGTGTTCGGTGCCTTGTTTGCGGTGGCCATCTATGCAGCGGTATTAAAGATATTTGGGGCAGTATCCACCTGGTGGATACTGCCGGGATTATGGGTGGTGACCATTGCTGGTGTTTATGGCGACCTGTTCGAATCATTTTTCAAACGCCGCGCCAACCTGAAAGACAGTGGGCAATTTCTGCCCGGACATGGTGGATTGCTGGATCGCGTTGATGGCGTGATTCCAGCATTGCCTATTGGCATGTGCTTGCTGTTCTGGTTTCATTACTGGCAACAGTCTTATTCGTTTTAAGAGGTTATTTTGCAATACGTCACCATACTTGGCAGCACTGGCACCATCGGTCAGCAGACGCTGGATGTGATTTCACAGCATCCTGGGCGTTATGGCGTATTCGCGTTGGCCGCGCACAGTAATGTGGATGCCATGTTGCAGCAGTGTGCAACATACAAGCCTCGCTATGCCGTGATGCAGGACACGGACGCCGCGCAGCGATTGCGTCAGCGTGTACAGGCCGAACAATTGAACGTCGAAGTACTGGCTGGCGTTGAGGGATTAACCTTGGTGTCTGCCCATGCCGAAGTGACTATTGTCATGGCAGCCATTGTGGGTGCTGCGGGCTTGTTACCTGCGCTGGCTGCTGCAAAAGCGGGTAAAAAGATCCTGCTGGCTAATAAAGAAACCCTGGTGATGGCCGGTCAGCTGTTTATGGATGCAGTGAAACACGGGCAAGCCACTTTGCTACCGATAGATAGCGAGCACAATGCCATTTTTCAGGTGATGCCCAAATTACCCTATGATGAGTTGGCTGATGTCGGTGTTAATCAGATTATCCTCACTGCTTCTGGCGGGCCTTTCCGCACTTATAGTCAGGGACAGCTGCAGCAGGTGACTCCAGCCCTCGCGTTAAAACACCCTAACTGGGTGATGGGTGCAAAGATTACTATCGATTCTTCTACGCTCATGAATAAGGGGCTGGAAGTGATTGAAGCACATTGGTTGTTTGATGCACGCCCAGACCAGATTGATGTGGTCGTGCATCCGCAAAGTGTGATTCATTCCATGGTGTCGTACGTCGATGGCAGTATTCTTGCGCAGCTGGGTAATCCTGATATGCGTACCCCGATTGCTTATGGCTTGGCTTATCCTGAGCGCATCGCTTCTGGCGTGAAACCGCTGAGCTTGATAGAGGTGGCCAGGTTGGAGTTTGAAGCGCCAGATACTCAGCGTTTTCCATGCCTGAAATTGGCTTATGATGCATTGGCTGCTGGAGGCACTGGACCCGCGATGCTGAATGCAGCAAATGAAGTGGCCGTCGCCGCATTTTTACGCGAACAAATCCAGTATTTGGATATTCCCGCACTGATCAATGCCACTCTGCAGAAATTGTCTATCGAACCCGTGCAGTCGATTGAGCAACTGCTGCTTGTGGATAGCCAGGCCAGGGCTTATGTGCAAGCACTCATTTCAAAAATGACTGTTAAACCTGTACGCAAGGTTGCCAGCGTATGACATCAGTCCTGGCGTTTATTGTTGCGATAGGTGTCTTGGTTACTATCCATGAATTTGGCCATTACCTGGCTGCACGCAGTTGCGGTATACGCGTGCTTAAGTTCTCTATCGGTTTCGGCAAGCCGATATTCAAATATCAGGCGAACCCTCAATCCACACAGTGGATATTGTCCTGGATCCCGCTGGGTGGGTACGTCAAAATGCTGGATAGTCGCGAACATGAATCTGTGTCTGAACAGGTGGATTGGTCGCAGGCATTTGACCGCCAAAGCATCGCTGCCAAAATGTGGGTGGTGTTTGCCGGGCCATTCGCTAATTTATTACTGGCGTTTGTGTGCTACTGGGGTTTGATTGCCCAGGGCGAGGTGGGACTGAAACCCTATATTGGCCCGGTAGAGCCAGGTTCATTGGCGGCCCAGGCAAAGTTACGCCAGGGTGACCTGATTGTTTCGCTGGATGGCAAGCCGGTCGAAACCTGGCAGGAAACCCAATGGCACATGTTGGAGAACTGGGTGGCGCATCGATCGGTGCTTGTGTTGACCCAGACTGCACAAGGCGATGTACATCAGCATGTGCTGCCTTTGAACCGCTTGCCGGGTGACCCTGATGGCGAAGTCATGCAAAAAGCTGGTCTGACTGTATTAATGCCGGTTGTCCCGGCAGTGATAGGTGAGGTCATCCCTGGTTCAGTGGCTGAGAAAAGTGGTCTGCAGACCGGTGACCGTATCCTTAAGGTAAATCAAAAAACAATTTCTGACTGGCAACAGTTTGTTAAAGTGGTGCGGGGTAATCCAGGTCAGCCGTTAAAAATAGAATACCAACGCGCTGAGCATTTGTACCAGGTAAGACTGCTGCCTGAAACAGTCCAGCAAGG contains the following coding sequences:
- the pyrH gene encoding UMP kinase; amino-acid sequence: MAQPVFKRVLLKLSGEALMGDDAYGINRETVNAIVGQIKEIVDMGVQVGIVIGGGNIFRGVAPAAEGMDRANADYMGMLATVMNAMALQDAMKHAGVPARVQSALNIEAVAEPYIRGKAIRYLEEGKVVIFGAGTGNPFFTTDTAAALRGVEIDAEIVLKATKVDGIYTADPKKDPSATRYDQVSYDEAINKNLKVMDATAFTLCRDQKMPIAVFSIFKEGALKSVILGENEGTRVRA
- the rpsB gene encoding 30S ribosomal protein S2, whose translation is MSVTMRQMLEAGVHFGHQTRYWNPKMAEFIFGDRNKIHIVNLEKTLPLFEEAQKYVRTLAANKGRILFVGTKRQARDIVKEEAQRAGCAYVNHRWLGGMLTNFKTVKQSIKRLQDFEAMMIDGSIEKFGKKEALGIKREIEKLERSIGGIKEMGGLPDAIFVIDVGHESGAITEARKLGIPVIGIVDTNNSPDGITYVIPGNDDSSRAIRLYARGMADAVLEGRANAISEIVKAAQEETAPVAEATAE
- the rseP gene encoding RIP metalloprotease RseP, translating into MTSVLAFIVAIGVLVTIHEFGHYLAARSCGIRVLKFSIGFGKPIFKYQANPQSTQWILSWIPLGGYVKMLDSREHESVSEQVDWSQAFDRQSIAAKMWVVFAGPFANLLLAFVCYWGLIAQGEVGLKPYIGPVEPGSLAAQAKLRQGDLIVSLDGKPVETWQETQWHMLENWVAHRSVLVLTQTAQGDVHQHVLPLNRLPGDPDGEVMQKAGLTVLMPVVPAVIGEVIPGSVAEKSGLQTGDRILKVNQKTISDWQQFVKVVRGNPGQPLKIEYQRAEHLYQVRLLPETVQQGGQKVGRLGAAVNMDAVDLKPYQVVRHYSSSQAAVRAVDKMHETIAFTLNMLGKMITGQASLKAISGPVSIADAAGESAGMGIKPYIGFIALLSISIAVMNLLPIPVLDGGHLLYHMAELIRGEPLPDKVLAIGQRLGLGILGALMFIAFFNDINRYLIG
- a CDS encoding alpha/beta fold hydrolase, with protein sequence MRSVWIACFCLLASCAHQEVSDRVQAVASLFDRHGFVQRDIITDQFNLRVWQHSVSGAGTMHVYIEGDGFAWVNRYQPSMNPTPVNSIVAAMASKDDIAAHVVYLARPCQYVSLAERACPSVYWTQARFAPEVVAAMNQAVSQLKNETKAQKIVLIGYSGGGALALLMAAQRQDIGSVVTIAGNLDHHAWARLHGISELQGSLNPPDFSKTLQMIRQVHFIGGQDSNMPVSVYQAYRSAFPPQAEILREVIPGFDHQCCWVERWPSLLHRYLN
- the tsf gene encoding translation elongation factor Ts, with amino-acid sequence MAEITASMVKDLRERTDAPMMDCKKALTEAEGDMARAEEILRVRFGNKASKAAGRVAAEGTVGISITADGKLGTLIEVNSETDFCAKNEEFLKFVGELAQVVNENNPANIEAVANAPMRGETAEAVRAQLVGKIGENITPRRFVRTQAQGKLYSYVHGSKIGVLVDLVGGDETLGKDIAMHIAAAKPKSLDASGVDAALIEAERRVAIEKAKEAGKPDAMLEKIAEGTVQKFLKEVTLLSQAFVKDDKVTIEQLLKSKGASVASFTLYTVGEGIEKAVVDYAAEVAAAAKV
- the frr gene encoding ribosome recycling factor, with product MVEDIKKSAEQKMQKSLEALKTDLAKVRTGRAHAGLLDHVMVEYYGSMVAINQVANVNLGDARTINVQPYEKNMIAKVEKAIRDSDLGLNPATNGDLIRVPMPMLTEERRRDLTKIVRNEGEGAKVAIRNVRRDANDALKKLIKDKAISEDDERRAQDEVQKMTDKAVAEVDKILQQKEADLMAV
- a CDS encoding tetratricopeptide repeat protein; protein product: MKLIIQLMLCAGLALTMPIHALASYETGLEAANRGEFALAQKEWEAAAKKGDMNAQYNLGALMLSGKTGQSDPKKAIKWIEQAANKGHVDAAYSLGLLYYTGSKEFKQDFSKAYKAFEVAAKKGHSAAQFSMGVMLINGQGMKKDASAGLEMLKKSGEAGNPEAQFNLGMAFASGQAGKKDPAEAFKWFLRSADGGYPMAQYQVGRMYLDGQGTDLNPATAKSWFLRAADKGHIESQYALGLMAYTGLGQAVNFEEAQQWFMRAVKGWDRNAQFYLGKMYMNGETGKADMVEAYKWLDLAASSGHEDAHFYRSFVASKLPKVDVQKAHAMAQQWFDANHSQPHKHYDLKPHAHH
- a CDS encoding phosphatidate cytidylyltransferase — protein: MLKTRILTAIVLLGLFLPALFWLPLLAWAAIMLGLMLVCLSEWAGFLQLSKSQRHVYLVVSALLGLTMLFLLPQQGFHWFFYHALQVFALATAFWLVVVPVALFFHVFSKNKGINAIVGWGLMMSLWLALVAAKEVNPYVLLVIISTIWLADSAAYFAGKQFGRHKLAPAISPGKTWEGVFGALFAVAIYAAVLKIFGAVSTWWILPGLWVVTIAGVYGDLFESFFKRRANLKDSGQFLPGHGGLLDRVDGVIPALPIGMCLLFWFHYWQQSYSF
- the ispC gene encoding 1-deoxy-D-xylulose-5-phosphate reductoisomerase — encoded protein: MQYVTILGSTGTIGQQTLDVISQHPGRYGVFALAAHSNVDAMLQQCATYKPRYAVMQDTDAAQRLRQRVQAEQLNVEVLAGVEGLTLVSAHAEVTIVMAAIVGAAGLLPALAAAKAGKKILLANKETLVMAGQLFMDAVKHGQATLLPIDSEHNAIFQVMPKLPYDELADVGVNQIILTASGGPFRTYSQGQLQQVTPALALKHPNWVMGAKITIDSSTLMNKGLEVIEAHWLFDARPDQIDVVVHPQSVIHSMVSYVDGSILAQLGNPDMRTPIAYGLAYPERIASGVKPLSLIEVARLEFEAPDTQRFPCLKLAYDALAAGGTGPAMLNAANEVAVAAFLREQIQYLDIPALINATLQKLSIEPVQSIEQLLLVDSQARAYVQALISKMTVKPVRKVASV
- a CDS encoding isoprenyl transferase; translated protein: MGLFSSSTKEVPPIQEVPQHVAVIMDGNGRWAKKRFLPRVAGHQRGLESVRAMVKACVRLDIKYLTLFAFSSENWRRPPEEVTFLMSLFLEALDREVKKLHEANVILKLIGDRSAFNATLQQKMLEAEQKTAANTGLTLTIAVNYGGRWDVVHAVNQLLQAQPHLKQIQESDLTPYLSMPYAPEPDLFIRTGGETRISNFLLWQLAYTELYFTPTLWPDFDDAAFEAALTSYRQRERRFGRTSEQLVEPNAS